A DNA window from Halorubrum sp. DM2 contains the following coding sequences:
- a CDS encoding alkaline phosphatase family protein produces MGLFDRLRGSDTPRVAFIGIDGLSYRLVADNPETFPTLSAIADGGGGGGIDSILPAESSACWPSLTTGKNPGETGVYGFQDREVGSYDTYVPMGRDVQAPRVWDRATDAGLDATVLNVPVTFPPQRTVQRMVSGYLSPDLDAAAHPEELREYLTGSDYRLSVNAKLGHKADKTAFLKHARETLDARAAAFERYVERDDWDLFVGVFTAPDRVNHFLWSDYEDGGTYREELLDFHAALDEHIGSIREALPNDVTLVVGSTHGFTRLDYDVYCNEWLEREGWLSYEDDDHDALADIDDDARAYSLVPGRFYLNVEGREPNGVVPEPEYEETRAELREALESWTGPDGNPVADRVVDRETAFRGDHAAIAPDLVVVPNDGFDLKAGFRPNDGVFDADGPRTGMHAFGDAALFVDHPDAAVRDADLLDVAPTLLKLLDIDYGRTDFDGASLV; encoded by the coding sequence ATGGGCCTCTTCGACCGGCTGCGAGGGAGTGACACCCCGCGCGTGGCGTTCATCGGGATCGACGGCCTCTCGTACCGGCTGGTCGCCGACAACCCGGAGACGTTCCCGACGCTGTCGGCGATCGCGGACGGCGGCGGGGGAGGCGGTATCGACAGCATTCTCCCGGCGGAGTCGAGCGCGTGCTGGCCGAGCCTCACGACGGGCAAGAACCCGGGCGAGACGGGCGTGTACGGCTTCCAAGACCGCGAGGTCGGCTCCTACGACACGTACGTGCCGATGGGGCGCGACGTCCAGGCCCCGCGGGTGTGGGACCGCGCGACCGACGCGGGACTCGACGCGACCGTGCTGAACGTCCCCGTCACGTTTCCGCCGCAGCGGACCGTCCAGCGGATGGTCTCGGGCTACCTCTCGCCCGACCTCGACGCGGCCGCTCACCCCGAGGAACTCCGCGAGTACCTCACCGGCAGCGACTACCGGCTGTCGGTCAACGCGAAGCTCGGCCACAAGGCGGACAAGACGGCGTTCCTGAAACACGCCCGCGAGACCCTCGACGCCCGCGCCGCGGCGTTCGAGCGGTACGTCGAGCGCGACGACTGGGACCTCTTCGTCGGCGTCTTCACCGCCCCCGACCGCGTCAACCACTTCCTGTGGAGCGACTACGAGGACGGCGGGACGTACCGCGAGGAACTGCTCGACTTCCACGCCGCGCTCGACGAGCACATCGGCTCGATCCGCGAGGCGCTCCCGAACGATGTCACGCTCGTCGTCGGCTCCACGCACGGGTTCACCCGACTCGACTACGACGTCTACTGTAACGAGTGGCTCGAACGCGAGGGGTGGCTCTCCTACGAGGACGACGACCACGACGCGCTCGCCGACATCGACGACGACGCCCGCGCGTACTCGCTCGTCCCCGGCCGCTTCTATCTCAACGTCGAGGGGCGCGAGCCCAACGGCGTCGTCCCCGAGCCGGAGTACGAGGAGACGCGCGCCGAACTCCGCGAGGCGCTGGAGTCGTGGACCGGTCCCGACGGGAACCCGGTCGCCGACCGCGTCGTTGACCGCGAGACCGCGTTCCGGGGCGACCACGCCGCTATCGCGCCCGACCTCGTCGTCGTGCCGAACGACGGGTTCGACCTCAAGGCCGGCTTCCGCCCGAACGACGGCGTGTTCGACGCCGACGGGCCGCGGACCGGGATGCACGCCTTCGGCGATGCCGCGCTGTTCGTCGACCACCCCGACGCGGCCGTCAGGGACGCGGACCTCCTCGACGTCGCGCCTACCCTCCTCAAACTGCTCGACATCGACTACGGGCGCACCGACTTCGACGGGGCCAGCCTCGTCTGA
- a CDS encoding transposase translates to MVTVTVTAKFHNPSLSRRREWQHASRLYRDTKQFCIDGWENGDFGKSVTTASIDNDLYSAIQNQAIREAKSDHSKDGAVRYRESQPFAVNNQNWEIDTTENGSVVVGFPCVSQWWYTPIEVYDDIVDPVDRLVEGDADKTRLQIYRRGDDWYCTFNIEYDADTSGETPIGIDIGERHILAATAYGEDESMLVSGGEAKYVRRKYRSLRDSLSEAGALRARNRVGDKEQRRIKDLNHKLSRRLITFAEQFENPVIRMEDLEGIRENSSWSGVHSWHFHQLQQFITYKAEYAGIRVEKVDAYHTSQKCSVCGSMGTRDGDHFSCSECGRGRHADLNASENIAQREGEPCTA, encoded by the coding sequence ATGGTCACGGTGACTGTCACCGCGAAGTTCCACAACCCATCTCTCTCACGGCGGAGGGAGTGGCAACATGCCTCTCGACTCTACCGTGACACCAAACAGTTCTGTATCGACGGATGGGAGAACGGCGACTTCGGCAAATCCGTGACCACAGCCAGCATCGACAACGACCTTTACTCGGCCATTCAAAACCAAGCCATCCGAGAGGCGAAATCCGACCACAGCAAGGATGGAGCGGTTCGCTACCGAGAGAGTCAGCCGTTCGCCGTCAACAACCAGAACTGGGAGATCGACACCACCGAGAATGGCTCGGTTGTCGTCGGGTTCCCGTGCGTCTCCCAATGGTGGTACACGCCTATCGAAGTGTACGACGACATTGTCGACCCCGTAGACCGACTGGTCGAGGGGGACGCTGACAAGACCCGTCTACAGATCTATCGTCGCGGCGACGACTGGTACTGTACGTTCAACATCGAATACGACGCCGACACGTCGGGTGAGACCCCCATCGGTATCGATATCGGTGAGCGTCACATCCTCGCTGCGACTGCCTACGGTGAGGACGAGTCGATGCTGGTGTCGGGTGGTGAGGCGAAGTACGTTCGACGCAAATATCGTTCCCTACGCGATTCGCTTTCGGAAGCGGGTGCGCTTCGCGCACGCAACCGCGTGGGTGACAAAGAACAGCGTCGAATCAAAGACCTGAATCATAAACTCTCCCGTCGCCTCATCACGTTCGCGGAACAATTCGAGAACCCTGTCATTCGGATGGAAGACCTCGAAGGCATCCGCGAGAACAGTTCGTGGTCGGGCGTTCACTCGTGGCATTTCCACCAACTCCAACAGTTCATCACGTACAAGGCCGAATACGCTGGTATTCGTGTCGAGAAGGTCGATGCGTATCACACCAGTCAGAAGTGTTCGGTCTGTGGTTCGATGGGAACCCGTGATGGGGACCACTTTTCGTGTTCGGAGTGCGGTCGCGGACGCCACGCCGACCTGAACGCTTCGGAGAACATCGCACAACGGGAGGGAGAACCATGTACGGCCTAA
- a CDS encoding redoxin domain-containing protein — translation MSLEHSHAPDFTLESTSGETVTLSETLADGPTVVLINRGHWCSFCAEQLQTFSEVSYDLWFNDGVDVLPVVTDPIGPLTEMRDRYGLDIQLLADPDGEVADRYSGTEETERGVTGIAATYVVDGDGDVRYEQVADNPGDRTYGNYVRYFVRQEFSDPFDG, via the coding sequence GTGTCACTCGAACACTCGCACGCGCCCGACTTCACGCTCGAATCCACGTCCGGCGAGACCGTCACGCTGTCCGAGACCCTGGCGGACGGGCCGACGGTCGTGTTGATCAACCGCGGTCACTGGTGTAGCTTCTGTGCGGAACAGCTCCAGACGTTCAGCGAGGTCTCGTACGACCTCTGGTTCAACGACGGCGTGGACGTGCTCCCGGTCGTGACCGACCCGATCGGTCCGCTCACCGAGATGCGCGACCGGTACGGCCTGGACATCCAGTTACTCGCGGACCCGGACGGCGAGGTCGCGGACCGGTACAGCGGGACGGAGGAGACCGAGCGGGGCGTCACCGGGATCGCCGCGACGTACGTGGTCGACGGCGACGGCGACGTGCGGTACGAGCAGGTCGCCGACAACCCCGGCGACCGCACATACGGGAACTACGTCCGCTACTTCGTCCGCCAGGAATTCTCTGACCCGTTCGACGGGTGA
- a CDS encoding PhzF family phenazine biosynthesis protein → METRRALLVDAFAAEPLAGNAAGVLLDAEGLSDDQMAAVAAELGASETAFRTDGDETTEGGEAVNTVDGGEPVDDRLRYFSPTTEVDLCGHATIATYGALFAEGAIDGGERTLRTNVGDLIVAVDDDGTVWMRQQAPSVEVVDVDLGRVADALGIDPAALRDVGADLPVAVASTGLPFLVVPVNFLERLGEADPDDEAIERLSEEFDVAGVYAFTFDTLEGDSTLHGRAFVPSLGISEDPVTGTASGAVGGYLRHVDAFDGDEPDELRFEQGHFLNRPGYVRVRIESDGVRVGGQTTVSLDGEIRIPDDEDDEIIEA, encoded by the coding sequence ATGGAGACCCGACGCGCGCTGCTCGTCGACGCGTTCGCCGCGGAGCCGCTGGCCGGGAACGCCGCCGGCGTCCTCCTCGACGCCGAGGGACTGAGCGACGACCAGATGGCCGCAGTCGCCGCCGAACTCGGTGCCTCGGAGACGGCGTTCCGCACCGACGGGGACGAGACGACCGAGGGCGGGGAGGCGGTCAACACGGTCGACGGCGGGGAGCCGGTCGACGACCGGCTCCGCTACTTCTCGCCGACTACGGAGGTCGACCTCTGCGGGCACGCCACGATTGCGACGTACGGGGCGCTGTTCGCCGAGGGGGCTATCGACGGGGGCGAGCGCACGCTCCGCACGAACGTCGGCGACCTCATCGTCGCGGTCGACGACGACGGGACCGTCTGGATGCGACAGCAGGCACCGAGCGTGGAGGTCGTCGACGTCGACCTCGGTCGGGTCGCGGACGCGCTCGGGATCGACCCCGCCGCGCTGCGCGACGTGGGCGCGGACCTCCCCGTCGCGGTCGCATCGACCGGGCTTCCGTTCCTCGTCGTCCCCGTGAACTTCCTCGAACGGCTCGGCGAGGCCGACCCGGACGACGAGGCGATCGAGCGCCTCTCCGAGGAGTTCGACGTCGCGGGCGTGTACGCGTTCACCTTCGACACGCTCGAAGGCGACTCGACGCTCCACGGCCGGGCGTTCGTCCCGTCGCTCGGGATCTCGGAGGACCCGGTCACGGGCACCGCGAGCGGCGCGGTCGGGGGATACCTCCGGCACGTCGACGCGTTCGACGGGGACGAGCCGGACGAACTCCGCTTCGAACAGGGCCACTTCCTCAACCGCCCGGGGTACGTCCGGGTCCGCATCGAGTCGGATGGGGTCCGCGTCGGCGGGCAAACGACCGTCTCGCTCGACGGCGAGATCCGGATCCCCGACGACGAGGACGACGAGATCATCGAAGCGTGA
- a CDS encoding HEWD family protein, producing the protein MSVTITPPKERTCELCGREERWDDSVDGWRIADDAGNVYCIHEWDINGTFVPLDE; encoded by the coding sequence ATGAGCGTGACCATCACACCGCCGAAAGAGCGCACGTGTGAATTGTGCGGGCGCGAGGAGCGGTGGGACGACTCGGTCGACGGGTGGCGGATCGCCGACGACGCCGGGAACGTCTACTGTATCCACGAGTGGGACATCAACGGCACGTTCGTCCCGCTCGACGAGTGA
- a CDS encoding ATP-binding protein has product MTPEPVRVLLADGDDRFADALSDALDRASGAAMMSRVRGHAAAVTAVETEPYDCVVTEYDIDGGECGVDAGVDGATSGLGVLRRVRERDQALPVFLVTGAGSEQVAAAAVNADATGYLRKGESLGDDESVTETLAERIGSAVAAYRSESQSHAFGEDRAEILDRMADGFIAVDGDDAITYLNAQAAALAGTVDGRGRGADGTETRGDDAVSGDEAGDKSVDADALVGTSLWEAFPNAAGTEFEAAFERARETGDPTEAQTYYEPAASWFEARIYPSPTGVSVYFRDVTEAVEEREEIERRERVMRRLYEIISAKDDPFEGKVEKLLGLGRDVLGAESGLLSHVQGNRYVVEIADDATGSFEAGAVVDLSATNCERVVSTEASLQVHDIASDPDLSARAGFVQQGISCYVGAPVVVDGDVYGTFCFYDREDRPVPFSEWEATLVDLMARWVGYELERRETQAEMRRERDRLDQFASVVSHDLRSPLNIAAGNVDLVRESVDDERLDTTAKALRRMEELIADALSFARLGERVVDAEAVDLDCVVDEAWTTTATGDATLDAAALGTVVGDASRVRTLFENLFRNGVEHAGDAPTVTVGWDDDVLYVADDGPGIPEADRERVFETGYTTSREGTGFGLGIVKAVAEAHGWTVRATAADGGGARFEFGDVVRRRED; this is encoded by the coding sequence ATGACCCCGGAGCCCGTGCGGGTGCTGCTCGCGGACGGCGACGACCGGTTCGCCGACGCGCTGAGCGACGCGCTCGATCGGGCCTCGGGAGCCGCGATGATGTCTCGCGTCCGCGGCCACGCCGCCGCCGTAACCGCCGTGGAGACCGAACCGTACGACTGCGTCGTCACCGAGTACGACATCGACGGGGGAGAATGCGGAGTTGACGCCGGGGTCGACGGCGCGACGAGCGGACTCGGCGTCCTCCGTCGCGTCCGCGAACGCGACCAAGCGCTTCCCGTGTTCCTCGTCACCGGAGCGGGCAGCGAGCAGGTCGCGGCCGCCGCCGTCAACGCCGACGCGACCGGCTACCTCCGGAAGGGGGAATCGCTGGGGGACGACGAGAGCGTCACCGAGACGCTCGCGGAGCGGATCGGCAGCGCGGTGGCGGCCTACCGGTCGGAGTCGCAGTCGCACGCGTTCGGCGAGGACCGAGCCGAGATCCTCGATCGGATGGCGGACGGGTTCATCGCCGTCGACGGCGACGACGCCATCACGTACCTCAACGCGCAGGCGGCCGCGCTCGCCGGTACGGTCGACGGGCGCGGACGCGGAGCAGACGGGACAGAGACCCGGGGCGACGACGCGGTGTCGGGCGACGAGGCGGGCGACAAATCGGTCGACGCGGACGCGCTCGTCGGGACGAGCCTCTGGGAGGCGTTCCCGAACGCGGCGGGGACCGAGTTCGAGGCCGCCTTCGAGCGCGCCCGGGAGACCGGCGATCCGACCGAGGCACAGACGTACTACGAGCCGGCCGCCAGCTGGTTCGAAGCGCGGATCTACCCGTCCCCGACCGGCGTCTCGGTGTACTTCCGCGACGTCACCGAGGCGGTCGAAGAGCGAGAGGAGATAGAGCGCCGGGAGCGGGTGATGCGCCGGCTCTACGAGATCATCTCGGCGAAGGACGACCCGTTCGAGGGGAAGGTCGAGAAGCTGCTCGGGCTCGGACGCGACGTCCTCGGCGCGGAGTCGGGGCTGCTCTCGCACGTTCAGGGGAACCGGTACGTCGTCGAGATCGCCGACGACGCGACCGGATCGTTCGAGGCGGGCGCGGTGGTCGACCTGTCGGCGACCAACTGCGAGCGCGTGGTGTCGACGGAGGCCTCGCTTCAGGTACACGACATCGCGTCGGACCCGGACCTGTCCGCGCGCGCCGGGTTCGTCCAGCAGGGCATCTCCTGTTACGTCGGCGCGCCCGTGGTCGTCGACGGCGACGTGTACGGGACGTTCTGTTTCTACGACCGCGAGGACCGACCGGTCCCGTTCTCCGAGTGGGAGGCGACGCTGGTCGACCTGATGGCTCGCTGGGTCGGGTACGAGTTAGAGCGCCGGGAGACCCAGGCGGAGATGCGCCGCGAGCGCGACCGCCTCGACCAGTTCGCGAGCGTCGTGAGCCACGACCTCCGAAGCCCGCTCAACATCGCAGCGGGCAACGTGGATCTGGTCCGGGAGTCGGTCGACGACGAGCGGCTCGACACGACGGCGAAGGCGCTCCGTCGGATGGAAGAGCTGATTGCGGACGCGCTCTCGTTCGCCCGGCTCGGCGAGCGCGTCGTCGACGCGGAGGCCGTCGACCTCGACTGCGTGGTCGATGAGGCGTGGACGACGACCGCGACCGGCGACGCGACGCTGGACGCGGCGGCGCTCGGGACCGTCGTCGGCGACGCTTCCCGGGTCCGGACGCTGTTCGAGAACCTGTTTCGTAACGGCGTGGAACACGCCGGCGACGCCCCGACCGTCACGGTCGGCTGGGACGACGACGTCCTCTACGTCGCCGACGACGGGCCGGGGATCCCGGAGGCCGACCGCGAGCGGGTCTTCGAGACGGGGTACACGACGAGTCGAGAGGGGACAGGGTTCGGACTCGGCATCGTCAAGGCGGTGGCCGAGGCCCACGGGTGGACCGTGCGGGCCACCGCCGCGGACGGCGGCGGCGCGCGGTTCGAGTTCGGAGACGTGGTCCGCCGCCGAGAGGACTGA
- a CDS encoding DUF6517 family protein, translated as MNRRGLLAALAASTSVAVAGCAGQDQNLDLNAEPARIPESAYADGFSGQEPESFSIDREFNATGVNVEVSATTWVAQYTNDEIGSALFVASTPNESVAGQSVNPLVRVEGAELIRRLLDQIDQQGIGGNGTEIQTDDIEEAGEETQTILGEETTVSILETTVSADVNDASNQSGSVEDVPVLVYIATVQDGDDVIVTVGVHPQEIDQSEQLLSMMRSIEH; from the coding sequence ATGAACCGACGTGGGCTGCTCGCGGCACTCGCCGCGTCGACCTCGGTCGCCGTCGCCGGGTGCGCCGGCCAAGACCAGAACCTCGACCTCAACGCGGAGCCGGCACGGATTCCCGAGAGCGCGTACGCAGACGGGTTCTCCGGTCAGGAGCCGGAATCGTTCTCTATCGATCGGGAGTTCAACGCCACCGGCGTGAACGTAGAGGTGTCGGCGACGACGTGGGTCGCCCAGTACACCAACGACGAGATCGGGTCGGCGCTGTTCGTGGCGAGCACCCCGAACGAGTCGGTTGCCGGACAGTCGGTCAACCCGCTCGTCAGAGTCGAGGGCGCGGAGCTCATCCGACGGCTCCTCGACCAGATCGACCAGCAGGGGATCGGCGGCAACGGGACCGAGATCCAAACGGACGACATCGAGGAGGCCGGCGAAGAGACACAGACTATTCTGGGCGAAGAGACCACCGTCTCGATCCTCGAAACGACCGTCAGCGCGGACGTCAACGACGCCAGCAACCAAAGTGGTTCCGTCGAGGATGTTCCCGTCCTCGTCTACATCGCCACCGTTCAGGACGGCGATGACGTCATCGTGACAGTCGGCGTCCACCCGCAGGAAATCGATCAGTCTGAACAGCTGCTCTCGATGATGAGATCGATCGAACACTAA